A region of the Candidatus Delongbacteria bacterium genome:
GCTGCCGAAACGCGTGGTGGCCGCCTTGGCGAAGGCCTCGCGGAAAGCGGCGGGTCCGCCCAGATCGCGCTCCAGGGCCGTCGCCAGATCGGCGCTGATCCCGTCGTTGCCGCCCGCGCACATGAGGTTCCAGAACAGGCTGTGGTTCCAATGGCCGCCGCCGTTGTTGCGCACGGCCGTGCGCTGGGCCTCGGGGATTTGGCCCAGCTTGCCCAACAGCTCCTCCAGGCTTTGGCCCGCCGCGCCGCTCCCCGCCGCCTCCAGCGCCGCATTCAGGTTGGCCACGTAGGCCGCGTGGTGCTTGCCATGGTGGATCTCCATGGTGCGCCCGTCGATGTAGGGCTCCAGGGCGCTGAAATCGTATCTCAGGTCAGGCAGGGTGAACATGCAGGCGCTCTCCTCTTGAACAATGGCCAATCACCGTCCGCGCCAATCGCCGGCGCGGGACTCGGGCGCAAGAGTATCAAAGTTTGGCTGGCAGAACAAGAAGTTTGCGGACGAATTTCGTCTTGTTTCTCGTGAGGGGGGAGGTGAGTCAACACAGAGACACAGAGGCACAGTTGCCAGAAGAGATTTTATGCTGAATTACTATCTGATTTGATGTCTAATCAGTTAATAATTACTTCTTGCCTTGTCATTATATATAACTGACTAAATAGCGATCATCAAACGTTCTCATAAAGATCCATCTCTGTGTCTCCGTGACTCTGTGTTGAATGCGTACTCTGGCACCGACCTGGCACCGGCCTGGCACCGACCTGGCATCGACCTG
Encoded here:
- a CDS encoding superoxide dismutase — translated: MFTLPDLRYDFSALEPYIDGRTMEIHHGKHHAAYVANLNAALEAAGSGAAGQSLEELLGKLGQIPEAQRTAVRNNGGGHWNHSLFWNLMCAGGNDGISADLATALERDLGGPAAFREAFAKAATTRFGSGWAWLVVDQGKLKVLSTPNQDNPLMDASGTPILALDVWEHAYYLKYQNRRPEYIENWWKVVDWSEVSRLYRSALA